The Janthinobacterium lividum genome has a window encoding:
- the nusG gene encoding transcription termination/antitermination protein NusG, protein MSENVHDEAADESVPGDAPVADAGAALSVPVSSKRWYVVHAYSGMEKSVMRALTERIERAGMQDQFGQILVPIEEVVEVKNGVKSVTERRFYPGYVLVEMEMTDESWHLVKNTSKVTGFIGGKSNKPTPISAREIDGIMKQMQEGVEKPRPKTLYEVGEQVRIKDGPFTDFNGNVEEVNYEKSKVRVSVTIFGRATPVELEFGQVEKV, encoded by the coding sequence ATGAGCGAAAATGTGCATGATGAAGCGGCGGACGAGTCCGTTCCGGGCGACGCTCCGGTAGCGGATGCTGGTGCAGCGCTGAGCGTGCCAGTAAGCAGCAAGCGCTGGTATGTCGTGCATGCTTATTCCGGCATGGAAAAAAGCGTCATGCGCGCACTGACCGAGCGCATCGAGCGCGCGGGCATGCAAGACCAGTTCGGCCAGATCCTGGTGCCGATCGAAGAAGTGGTTGAAGTCAAGAATGGTGTGAAGTCCGTCACCGAACGTCGTTTCTATCCTGGCTATGTGCTGGTTGAAATGGAAATGACGGACGAGAGCTGGCACTTGGTCAAGAACACCAGCAAGGTTACCGGTTTCATTGGTGGCAAGTCGAACAAGCCGACGCCGATCTCCGCGCGCGAAATCGACGGCATCATGAAGCAGATGCAAGAGGGTGTTGAAAAGCCCCGTCCAAAAACCTTGTACGAGGTGGGCGAGCAAGTACGCATCAAGGATGGCCCGTTCACCGATTTCAACGGCAATGTCGAAGAAGTCAACTACGAGAAATCCAAAGTACGCGTCTCGGTCACCATTTTCGGCCGCGCTACCCCGGTAGAGCTCGAATTCGGCCAGGTCGAAAAAGTTTAA
- the rplL gene encoding 50S ribosomal protein L7/L12, with protein MAISKDDILEAVSAMSVMDLNDLVKAFEEKFGVSAAAMASAGPAAGPAAAAEEQTEFNVILDSFGANKVGVIKAVREITGLGLKEAKDLVDGAPKTVKEAVSKADAEAAQKKLVEAGATASIK; from the coding sequence ATGGCAATTAGCAAAGACGATATCCTGGAAGCAGTTAGCGCCATGTCCGTAATGGACCTGAACGACCTGGTTAAAGCATTCGAAGAAAAATTCGGCGTGTCCGCAGCAGCAATGGCTTCGGCCGGTCCTGCAGCAGGCCCAGCAGCAGCTGCTGAAGAGCAAACCGAATTCAACGTCATCCTGGACAGCTTCGGCGCAAACAAAGTTGGCGTCATTAAAGCAGTTCGCGAAATTACCGGCCTGGGCTTGAAAGAAGCTAAAGACCTGGTCGATGGCGCACCAAAAACTGTGAAAGAAGCAGTGTCGAAAGCTGACGCTGAAGCAGCACAGAAGAAACTGGTAGAAGCCGGCGCAACCGCTTCGATCAAGTAA
- the rpoB gene encoding DNA-directed RNA polymerase subunit beta yields the protein MHYSFTEKKRIRKSFAKRANVHHVPFLLATQLESYHSFLQEDIAPSGRKNDGLQSAFTSIFPIVSHNGFARLEFLSYVLGDPAFDVKECQQRGLTFASPLRAKVRLVILDKESPTKPVVKEMKEQEVYMGELPLMTTTGSFVINGTERVIVSQLHRSPGVFFEHDRGKTHSSGKLLFSARIIPYRGSWLDFEFDPKDILFFRVDRRRKMPVTILLKAIGMSHEQILANFFVFDNFNLRSEGAEMEFVSERLRGEVARFDIVDKSGKTLVLKDKRINAKHVRDIEAAGIKHISVPEDYLLGRVLAKNIVDGDTGEVVASANDELTEDLLGRLRDANISEIQTLYTNDLDQGAYISQTLRIDDTADQMAAKVAIYRMMRPGEPPTEDSVEALFNGLFYNSDRYDLSAVGRMKFNRRIGRDELTGAMTLSNEDVLAVIKILVELRNGRGEVDDIDHLGNRRVRCVGELAENQFRAGLVRVERAVKERLGQAEADNLMPHDLINSKPISAAIREFFGSSQLSQFMDQTNPLSEITHKRRVSALGPGGLTRERAGFEVRDVHPTHYGRVCPIETPEGPNIGLINSLALYARLNEYGFLETPYRKVEGSKITDQIDYLSAIEEGRYIIAQANATINDAGMLSDELVSAREAGETILVSPERIQYMDVAPGQIVSVAASLIPFLEHDDANRALMGANMQRQAVPCLRPEKALVGTGIERTVAVDSGTTVQALRGGIVDYIDAGRVVIRVNDDEATAGEVGVDIYNLIKYTRSNQNTNINQRPIVQVGDRVAKRDVIADGASTDLGELALGQNMTVAFMPWNGLNFEDSILISENVVKDDRYTSIHIEELSVVARDTKLGAEEITRDISNLAENQLARLDESGIVYIGAEVQAGDTLVGKVTPKGETQLTPEEKLLRAIFGEKASDVKDTSLRVPSGMIGTVIDVQVFTREGIVRDKRAQQIIDDELKRFRLDLNDQMRIVEGDAFQRLEKMLIGKVVNGGPKKLAKGAKITKDYLADLDKYHWFDIRPADDDAAVALEAIKESINEKRHQFDLAFEEKRKKLTQGDELQPGVQKMVKVYLAVKRRLQSGDKMAGRHGNKGVVSRIVPVEDMPYMADGTPADVVLNPLGVPSRMNVGQILETHLGWAAKGLGIRIGEMLKAQTKVEQVRKYLTTIYNDNGRAEDLDNFDDEEIMKLAENLKKGVPFATPVFDGANEEEIRRMLDLAYPDDIAKNLGMTASKNQVTMYDGRTGEAFERKVTVGVMHMLKLHHLVDDKMHARSTGPYSLVTQQPLGGKAQFGGQRFGEMEVWALEAYGASYVLQEMLTVKSDDVNGRTKVYENLVKGDHVIDAGMPESFNVLVKEIRSLGIDIDLERN from the coding sequence ATGCACTACTCATTTACTGAGAAGAAACGCATTCGCAAATCATTCGCGAAGCGCGCCAACGTTCACCACGTTCCGTTCCTGCTGGCGACCCAGCTCGAGTCTTATCATAGCTTCTTGCAAGAGGACATAGCACCGTCCGGCCGCAAGAATGATGGCCTGCAGTCGGCTTTCACTTCGATTTTCCCTATCGTTTCGCACAATGGTTTTGCGCGTCTCGAATTCTTGTCGTACGTTCTGGGCGATCCTGCCTTTGACGTCAAAGAATGTCAACAACGTGGCCTGACGTTCGCGTCGCCGCTGCGCGCGAAAGTGCGCCTGGTGATCCTGGACAAGGAATCGCCAACCAAGCCCGTCGTCAAAGAGATGAAGGAACAGGAAGTCTACATGGGCGAATTGCCGCTCATGACGACCACCGGTTCGTTTGTGATCAACGGCACGGAGCGGGTTATCGTTTCCCAGCTGCACCGTTCGCCTGGCGTGTTCTTCGAGCACGACCGCGGCAAGACCCACTCGTCCGGTAAACTGCTGTTCTCCGCGCGTATCATTCCTTACCGCGGTTCGTGGCTGGACTTCGAGTTCGACCCGAAAGACATCCTGTTCTTCCGCGTTGACCGCCGCCGCAAGATGCCAGTCACGATCTTGCTCAAAGCCATCGGCATGTCGCACGAGCAGATTCTGGCGAACTTCTTCGTCTTCGACAATTTCAACCTGCGCTCCGAAGGCGCGGAAATGGAATTCGTCTCCGAGCGTCTGCGCGGCGAAGTGGCGCGTTTCGACATCGTCGACAAGTCGGGCAAGACCCTGGTGCTGAAAGACAAGCGTATCAACGCGAAACACGTGCGTGATATCGAAGCTGCCGGCATCAAGCATATTTCCGTACCGGAAGACTACCTGCTGGGCCGCGTATTGGCGAAGAACATCGTCGATGGCGACACCGGTGAAGTCGTCGCATCCGCGAACGATGAGCTGACCGAAGACCTGTTGGGCCGTTTGCGCGATGCCAACATCTCCGAAATCCAGACCTTGTACACCAACGACCTGGATCAGGGCGCCTACATCTCGCAAACCCTGCGTATCGACGACACCGCCGACCAGATGGCTGCGAAAGTGGCGATCTACCGCATGATGCGTCCAGGCGAACCGCCAACGGAAGATTCCGTTGAAGCGCTGTTCAATGGCCTGTTCTACAACTCGGACCGCTACGACCTGTCGGCCGTGGGCCGCATGAAGTTCAACCGCCGCATTGGCCGCGATGAACTGACCGGCGCCATGACCCTGTCGAACGAAGACGTGCTGGCCGTGATCAAGATCCTGGTGGAACTGCGCAATGGTCGCGGCGAAGTCGACGATATCGATCACCTGGGTAACCGTCGCGTACGTTGCGTGGGCGAACTGGCCGAGAATCAATTCCGCGCCGGCCTGGTGCGTGTTGAGCGCGCCGTCAAGGAACGCCTCGGCCAAGCCGAAGCGGACAACCTGATGCCGCACGACCTGATCAACTCGAAGCCGATTTCGGCCGCGATTCGCGAGTTCTTCGGTTCGTCCCAGCTGTCGCAGTTCATGGACCAAACCAATCCTCTGTCGGAAATTACCCACAAGCGCCGCGTATCGGCTCTGGGACCCGGCGGTCTGACACGCGAACGCGCCGGCTTTGAAGTGCGCGACGTGCATCCGACCCACTACGGCCGCGTCTGCCCGATCGAGACACCGGAAGGTCCGAACATTGGTCTGATCAACTCGCTGGCTCTGTATGCCCGCCTGAATGAATACGGCTTCCTGGAAACCCCGTACCGCAAGGTCGAAGGCTCCAAGATTACCGATCAGATCGACTACCTGTCCGCCATCGAAGAAGGCCGCTACATCATCGCTCAGGCGAATGCGACCATCAACGACGCCGGCATGCTGTCCGATGAACTGGTCTCGGCCCGTGAAGCCGGCGAAACCATCCTGGTCTCCCCGGAGCGCATCCAGTACATGGACGTGGCGCCAGGCCAGATCGTTTCCGTCGCTGCCTCGCTGATTCCGTTCCTCGAACACGATGATGCGAACCGTGCATTGATGGGCGCCAACATGCAACGCCAGGCTGTGCCTTGCTTGCGTCCTGAAAAAGCGCTGGTCGGTACCGGTATCGAACGCACCGTTGCGGTCGACTCGGGCACCACCGTGCAAGCCTTGCGTGGCGGTATCGTCGATTACATCGATGCGGGCCGTGTCGTGATTCGCGTCAACGATGACGAAGCTACCGCTGGTGAAGTGGGCGTCGACATCTACAACCTGATCAAGTACACCCGTTCGAACCAGAACACCAACATCAACCAGCGTCCTATCGTGCAAGTGGGCGACCGTGTTGCCAAGCGCGACGTGATCGCCGACGGCGCATCGACCGACCTGGGTGAATTGGCGCTGGGCCAGAACATGACCGTGGCTTTCATGCCATGGAATGGTCTGAACTTCGAAGATTCGATCCTGATCTCGGAAAACGTCGTCAAGGACGACCGCTACACCTCGATTCACATCGAAGAGTTGTCGGTGGTTGCCCGTGATACGAAACTGGGCGCGGAAGAAATTACGCGCGACATCTCGAACCTGGCTGAAAATCAGCTGGCACGTCTGGATGAGTCCGGTATCGTCTACATCGGCGCTGAAGTACAAGCCGGCGACACCCTGGTCGGTAAAGTGACGCCTAAAGGCGAAACCCAGCTGACCCCGGAAGAGAAGCTGCTGCGCGCGATTTTCGGCGAAAAAGCCTCGGATGTGAAAGATACCTCGCTGCGCGTGCCTTCGGGCATGATCGGTACCGTGATCGACGTGCAAGTCTTTACCCGTGAAGGCATCGTGCGCGACAAGCGTGCCCAGCAAATTATCGATGACGAACTGAAACGCTTCCGTCTGGATCTGAACGACCAGATGCGTATCGTGGAAGGCGATGCCTTCCAGCGTCTGGAAAAAATGCTGATCGGCAAAGTTGTCAACGGCGGCCCTAAAAAGCTGGCCAAAGGCGCCAAGATCACCAAGGATTACCTGGCCGATCTGGACAAATACCACTGGTTCGACATCCGCCCTGCGGACGACGATGCAGCGGTAGCGCTCGAAGCGATCAAGGAATCGATCAACGAGAAGCGTCACCAGTTCGATCTGGCCTTCGAAGAGAAGCGCAAGAAACTGACGCAAGGCGATGAGCTGCAACCAGGCGTGCAAAAAATGGTCAAGGTGTACCTGGCCGTGAAACGCCGCCTGCAGTCGGGCGACAAGATGGCAGGTCGCCACGGTAACAAGGGTGTGGTTTCCCGTATTGTTCCTGTGGAAGACATGCCATACATGGCCGACGGCACGCCAGCCGACGTTGTGCTGAACCCGCTGGGCGTTCCTTCGCGGATGAACGTTGGTCAGATTCTCGAGACTCACTTGGGCTGGGCTGCCAAGGGTCTGGGTATCCGCATCGGCGAAATGCTGAAGGCGCAAACCAAGGTCGAGCAAGTGCGCAAGTACCTGACGACGATCTACAACGACAACGGCCGCGCGGAAGATCTGGATAACTTCGACGACGAAGAGATCATGAAGCTGGCGGAAAACCTGAAAAAAGGTGTTCCATTCGCCACGCCAGTGTTCGACGGCGCCAATGAAGAAGAGATCCGCCGCATGCTGGACCTGGCGTATCCGGACGACATCGCCAAGAACCTGGGCATGACCGCTTCCAAAAACCAGGTGACCATGTATGACGGTCGCACCGGTGAAGCGTTCGAACGCAAGGTCACTGTCGGCGTCATGCACATGCTGAAACTGCATCACTTGGTGGATGACAAGATGCATGCGCGTTCGACCGGTCCTTACTCGCTGGTGACGCAACAGCCACTGGGCGGTAAAGCCCAGTTCGGTGGTCAGCGTTTCGGTGAGATGGAAGTCTGGGCACTGGAAGCGTATGGCGCGTCGTATGTCTTGCAAGAGATGTTGACCGTCAAGTCCGATGACGTGAATGGCCGTACCAAAGTGTACGAGAACCTCGTCAAGGGCGACCACGTGATCGACGCCGGCATGCCGGAATCGTTCAACGTGCTGGTCAAGGAAATCCGTTCGCTGGGTATCGATATCGACCTCGAACGCAACTAA
- the tuf gene encoding elongation factor Tu, whose amino-acid sequence MAKGKFERTKPHVNVGTIGHVDHGKTTLTAAIATVLSKKFGGEAKAYDQIDAAPEEKARGITINTAHVEYETETRHYAHVDCPGHADYIKNMITGAAQMDGAILVCSAADGPMPQTREHILLARQVGVPYIIVFLNKCDLVDDAELLELVEMEVRELLSKYEFPGDDLPIIKGSARMALEGKEGEMGVDAVLRLADALDAYIPTPERAVDGAFLMPVEDVFSISGRGTVVTGRIERGIVKVGEEIEIVGITDTVKTTCTGVEMFRKLLDQGQAGDNVGLLLRGTKREDVQRGQVLAKPGSIKPHAHFTGEIYVLSKDEGGRHTPFFNNYRPQFYFRTTDVTGSIELPADKEMVMPGDNVSITVKLINPIAMEEGLRFAIREGGRTVGAGVVAKILA is encoded by the coding sequence ATGGCAAAAGGTAAATTCGAACGGACCAAGCCGCACGTCAACGTCGGCACCATCGGCCACGTCGACCACGGTAAAACCACGCTGACCGCTGCAATCGCAACGGTTCTGTCGAAGAAATTCGGCGGCGAAGCTAAAGCATACGACCAGATCGATGCAGCACCAGAAGAAAAAGCGCGCGGTATTACGATTAACACCGCCCACGTCGAGTACGAAACGGAAACGCGTCACTACGCGCACGTTGACTGCCCAGGCCACGCCGATTACATCAAAAACATGATTACCGGTGCTGCCCAGATGGACGGCGCGATCCTGGTGTGCTCCGCAGCTGACGGCCCAATGCCACAGACCCGCGAACACATCCTGCTGGCCCGCCAAGTTGGCGTTCCATACATCATCGTGTTCCTGAACAAGTGCGACCTGGTCGACGACGCAGAGCTGCTGGAACTGGTTGAAATGGAAGTGCGCGAGCTGTTGTCGAAGTACGAATTCCCAGGCGACGACCTGCCAATCATCAAAGGTTCGGCACGTATGGCGCTGGAAGGCAAAGAAGGCGAAATGGGCGTTGACGCAGTGCTGCGTCTGGCCGATGCGCTGGATGCTTACATCCCAACGCCAGAGCGCGCTGTTGACGGTGCATTCCTGATGCCAGTAGAAGACGTGTTCTCGATCTCGGGTCGCGGTACCGTTGTGACCGGTCGTATCGAGCGCGGCATTGTTAAAGTCGGCGAAGAGATCGAAATCGTTGGTATCACCGATACCGTCAAAACGACTTGCACCGGCGTGGAAATGTTCCGCAAACTGCTGGACCAAGGTCAAGCAGGCGACAACGTTGGTCTGCTGCTGCGCGGCACCAAGCGTGAAGACGTGCAACGTGGTCAAGTTCTGGCGAAGCCAGGCTCGATCAAGCCGCATGCTCACTTCACCGGCGAGATCTATGTTCTGTCGAAAGATGAAGGCGGCCGTCATACGCCATTCTTCAACAACTATCGTCCACAGTTCTACTTCCGTACGACGGACGTAACCGGTTCGATAGAGTTGCCAGCAGACAAAGAAATGGTTATGCCAGGCGATAACGTGTCGATCACCGTCAAGCTGATCAACCCGATCGCGATGGAAGAAGGTCTGCGCTTCGCTATCCGCGAAGGCGGCCGTACCGTCGGCGCCGGCGTGGTTGCAAAAATCCTCGCATAA
- the rplJ gene encoding 50S ribosomal protein L10: protein MSLNLNDKKAVVAEVSAQVANAQTIVVAEYRGIQVGHLTQLRAKARAQGVYLRVLKNTLARRSVEGTAFASLADAMTGPLIYSISADAVAAAKVIADFAKTNDKLVIKAGNYAGKPLDTAAVTALASIPSREVLISQLLGVMLAPVSGFARGLAALAAKKGEGAEAPAEAAAEEAPAAA from the coding sequence GTGAGTCTCAATCTGAATGACAAAAAGGCCGTCGTCGCCGAAGTTTCCGCACAAGTAGCAAATGCGCAAACGATCGTCGTGGCCGAATATCGTGGCATCCAGGTTGGTCACTTGACGCAACTGCGTGCTAAAGCGCGTGCCCAAGGCGTGTACCTGCGTGTGTTGAAAAACACTCTGGCTCGTCGCTCCGTTGAAGGTACCGCATTCGCCAGCCTGGCAGATGCCATGACCGGCCCGTTGATCTACTCGATCTCGGCCGATGCCGTTGCAGCAGCTAAAGTCATCGCTGACTTCGCTAAAACCAACGACAAACTGGTCATCAAAGCAGGTAACTACGCAGGCAAGCCGCTGGATACAGCTGCTGTCACCGCGTTGGCGAGCATTCCTAGCCGTGAAGTCCTCATTTCGCAGTTGTTGGGCGTTATGCTGGCTCCGGTTTCGGGCTTTGCACGTGGTCTGGCTGCCCTGGCAGCGAAAAAAGGCGAAGGCGCCGAAGCTCCTGCAGAAGCAGCAGCAGAAGAAGCCCCAGCAGCCGCTTAA
- the rplK gene encoding 50S ribosomal protein L11: MAKKIIGFIKLQVPAGKANPSPPIGPALGQRGLNIMEFCKAFNAQTQGLEPGMPIPVVITAFADKSFTFVMKTPPATYLIKKAAAITKGSPKPHTDKVGTLTRAQAEEIAKLKTPDLTAADMDAAVRTIAGSARSIGITVEGVV, translated from the coding sequence ATGGCAAAGAAAATCATTGGTTTTATCAAGCTGCAAGTGCCAGCTGGTAAAGCAAACCCATCCCCACCAATCGGTCCAGCTCTGGGTCAACGTGGTCTGAACATCATGGAATTCTGCAAAGCCTTCAATGCACAGACCCAAGGTCTGGAGCCAGGCATGCCGATTCCAGTCGTGATCACCGCGTTTGCGGACAAGTCCTTCACGTTCGTGATGAAGACGCCTCCAGCAACCTACCTGATCAAAAAAGCTGCTGCGATCACCAAAGGTTCGCCGAAGCCACATACCGACAAAGTCGGTACGCTGACCCGCGCACAAGCTGAAGAAATCGCTAAATTGAAAACCCCTGATCTGACCGCTGCCGACATGGATGCTGCTGTGCGCACCATCGCTGGTTCCGCTCGTTCGATTGGTATCACGGTGGAAGGTGTTGTATAA
- the secE gene encoding preprotein translocase subunit SecE encodes MSNQSVQTVSTSSDKIKVALAIVAAIAGVVGFYYLAGQPALVRASALVAGLVIAVALLYVSTTGREFLNFAKEAVRETKKVVWPTRKEATQITAIVFAFVLVMAIFLWGTDKLLEFLLYDVILGWKK; translated from the coding sequence ATGTCAAATCAATCCGTGCAAACCGTTAGCACGTCGAGTGACAAGATAAAAGTCGCGCTGGCAATAGTGGCTGCGATTGCAGGAGTAGTCGGGTTTTATTACCTGGCAGGCCAACCAGCTCTGGTGCGTGCAAGCGCGCTTGTGGCTGGTTTGGTTATTGCTGTTGCGCTCTTGTATGTCTCGACGACCGGCCGTGAATTTCTCAATTTCGCCAAAGAAGCTGTGCGCGAAACCAAGAAAGTCGTTTGGCCTACCCGCAAAGAAGCCACGCAGATTACTGCGATCGTGTTTGCCTTTGTGCTGGTCATGGCGATTTTCCTGTGGGGCACGGATAAATTGCTCGAGTTTTTGTTGTATGACGTAATTCTGGGTTGGAAAAAATAA
- the rplA gene encoding 50S ribosomal protein L1 produces MAKLSKRIKALKAKVDRTKVYAFDNAVALIKECATAKFNESIDVSVQLGVDPKKSDQVVRGSVVLPAGTGKTVRVAVFASGEKAEAAKAAGADIVGMEDLAEQIKAGDMPFDIVIASPDTMRIVGTLGQILGPRGMMPNPKVGTVTPDVATAVKNAKAGQVQYRTDKSGIIHATIGRKSFADADLKSNLVALIDALNKAKPASSKGVYLRKVSLSSTMGAGVRVDQASLAA; encoded by the coding sequence ATGGCTAAGTTATCCAAACGTATCAAGGCTTTGAAAGCCAAAGTCGACCGTACCAAAGTGTACGCTTTCGACAACGCTGTCGCTCTGATCAAAGAGTGCGCAACGGCCAAGTTCAATGAATCGATCGACGTATCGGTACAACTGGGTGTTGATCCTAAGAAATCCGACCAAGTGGTGCGCGGCTCCGTCGTGCTGCCAGCTGGTACCGGCAAAACCGTACGCGTGGCAGTATTCGCGTCGGGCGAAAAAGCGGAAGCTGCTAAAGCAGCTGGCGCCGACATCGTTGGTATGGAAGACCTGGCTGAGCAGATCAAAGCCGGCGACATGCCTTTCGACATCGTTATCGCTTCGCCAGATACCATGCGTATCGTTGGTACCCTGGGTCAGATCCTGGGCCCACGCGGCATGATGCCTAACCCGAAAGTTGGCACTGTTACTCCTGACGTCGCTACCGCCGTGAAAAACGCGAAAGCCGGTCAAGTTCAGTACCGTACCGACAAATCCGGTATCATCCACGCTACCATCGGCCGTAAATCGTTCGCTGACGCAGATCTGAAGTCGAATCTGGTCGCACTGATCGACGCACTGAACAAAGCCAAGCCAGCATCGAGCAAAGGCGTGTACCTGCGCAAAGTTTCGCTGTCGTCGACCATGGGCGCTGGCGTCCGTGTTGACCAGGCTAGCCTGGCAGCTTAA
- a CDS encoding response regulator, with the protein MKELKGLSALIIEPHPGMRASLHNMLNLCGLAKIDDAASSGQAIRMLGSKSYDLILCEYDLDGGQDGQQMLEDLRHHKLMHASTMFFMVTGEGSFAKVVSAVELLPTDYILKPFTADNMLERIGRALDKRNAFVPVYELIDVGNERAAIAACAEGASLYPRYATDFLRLRAELHLLLGEAADAEPIYAALYEAKSIGWARLGQAKTQFLLGEYEAAQGTLEGLLENNKRFLDAYDWLARTHLAQGKPELAQAALSEAVALSPHAVRRLRRLGEAALAADDIEMAEKSLKLVVSKAKYSEFRDPEDHVRLVQTLVRKGDPLQVGAVIRDLDKSMGGQKNAELCSALCSAMLHAHTGNEERLQQSLDAALAANRHSVGGSNMLKTELARHCLAHGREDGAAEVMREVMRNAPDSAAMTRAMAVFELAGREELAKALARQSRQEVADMVAAGAAKAGEGDFRGAVDLMGEAVTRLPDNPQVVFNAAVAVLKCLEHEGWDERMGQQALTFIAGVRRLDPRNPKLPVLSGLHQQLLRKYKPLGNSWMHPPDAR; encoded by the coding sequence ATGAAAGAACTCAAGGGCCTTAGCGCGCTGATCATCGAGCCGCATCCGGGCATGCGCGCCAGCCTGCACAATATGCTCAACCTGTGCGGCCTGGCGAAGATCGATGACGCGGCCAGCTCGGGCCAGGCGATCCGCATGCTGGGCAGCAAATCGTATGATTTGATCCTGTGCGAATACGATCTCGATGGCGGGCAGGATGGCCAGCAGATGCTGGAAGACTTGCGTCACCACAAATTGATGCACGCGTCGACCATGTTTTTCATGGTGACGGGCGAAGGCAGCTTCGCCAAGGTGGTCAGCGCTGTCGAACTGTTGCCCACCGATTACATCCTCAAACCGTTTACTGCTGACAACATGCTCGAGCGCATCGGCCGCGCGCTGGACAAGCGCAATGCCTTCGTGCCCGTGTATGAGTTGATCGACGTGGGCAATGAGCGCGCGGCGATTGCCGCCTGCGCCGAGGGCGCCAGCCTGTATCCCCGCTACGCCACCGATTTTCTGCGCCTGCGCGCGGAACTGCACCTGCTGCTGGGCGAGGCGGCCGACGCCGAGCCGATCTACGCCGCCCTGTACGAAGCCAAGTCCATCGGCTGGGCGCGCCTGGGGCAGGCCAAGACACAATTTCTGCTGGGCGAGTACGAAGCGGCGCAGGGCACCCTGGAAGGGCTGCTGGAAAACAACAAGCGCTTTCTCGACGCGTATGACTGGCTGGCGCGCACGCACTTGGCGCAAGGCAAGCCTGAACTGGCGCAGGCGGCCCTGAGCGAAGCGGTGGCCCTGTCACCGCACGCCGTGCGTCGCTTGCGCCGCCTGGGCGAGGCGGCCCTGGCCGCAGACGATATCGAGATGGCGGAAAAATCCCTCAAGTTGGTCGTCAGCAAGGCCAAGTATTCGGAATTCCGCGATCCGGAAGACCATGTGCGCCTGGTGCAGACCCTGGTGCGCAAGGGCGATCCGCTGCAGGTGGGCGCCGTGATCCGCGATCTCGACAAGTCGATGGGTGGGCAAAAGAACGCGGAACTGTGCAGTGCCCTGTGCAGCGCCATGCTGCATGCGCATACGGGCAACGAGGAGCGCCTGCAGCAATCGCTGGACGCGGCCCTGGCCGCCAACCGCCACAGCGTGGGCGGCTCGAACATGCTGAAAACCGAACTGGCGCGCCACTGCCTGGCGCATGGGCGCGAGGATGGCGCGGCCGAGGTGATGCGTGAAGTCATGCGCAATGCGCCCGACAGTGCGGCCATGACGCGCGCCATGGCCGTGTTCGAACTGGCAGGGCGCGAAGAGCTGGCCAAGGCGCTGGCGCGGCAAAGCCGCCAGGAAGTGGCCGACATGGTGGCGGCTGGTGCGGCCAAGGCGGGAGAAGGTGATTTCCGCGGCGCCGTGGATCTGATGGGGGAAGCCGTCACGCGCCTGCCCGACAATCCGCAAGTGGTCTTCAATGCGGCCGTGGCCGTACTGAAATGCCTGGAACACGAAGGCTGGGATGAGCGCATGGGGCAGCAGGCGCTGACTTTTATTGCCGGCGTGCGCCGCCTGGACCCGCGCAACCCCAAATTGCCTGTGCTGTCGGGCCTGCATCAGCAGTTATTGCGTAAATATAAGCCCCTGGGCAACTCCTGGATGCATCCGCCTGACGCCCGGTAA